From Alphaproteobacteria bacterium, the proteins below share one genomic window:
- a CDS encoding TetR/AcrR family transcriptional regulator — translation MSEQRAAIVATALRLIAAHGWRDVTLRAIATEAAVPFAELYAIFPTKAAIVGAFLAEIDRQVLAGVEAVPDPDETVRDRLFDTMMRRYDALRPHRDTIAALAEGLARDPLAALALRPALMRSMAVVLEASGLTAEGFVGALRQKSLAALHASVLRTWLHDDSADLGKTMVALDSRLKGLEGWAQRLDRFGKSIPRRRRRQSPEPPAAEAEPTGT, via the coding sequence ATGTCGGAGCAGCGCGCCGCCATCGTCGCCACCGCGCTGAGGCTGATCGCCGCGCACGGCTGGCGCGACGTCACCTTGCGCGCCATCGCGACCGAGGCGGCGGTGCCTTTCGCCGAGCTCTACGCGATCTTCCCGACCAAGGCGGCGATCGTTGGCGCCTTCCTGGCCGAAATCGATCGCCAGGTGCTCGCGGGTGTCGAGGCGGTGCCCGACCCCGACGAGACCGTCCGCGATCGCCTGTTCGACACCATGATGCGCCGCTACGATGCGCTCAGGCCGCACCGCGACACAATCGCCGCCCTGGCCGAGGGGCTGGCGCGCGATCCGTTGGCGGCGCTCGCCCTGCGACCGGCACTGATGCGCTCTATGGCCGTCGTCCTGGAGGCATCCGGCCTGACGGCCGAGGGTTTCGTTGGTGCGTTGCGGCAAAAGTCGCTGGCTGCCTTGCACGCTTCCGTCCTGCGGACGTGGCTGCACGATGACAGCGCCGATCTCGGCAAGACCATGGTGGCGCTGGATTCGCGCCTGAAGGGGCTCGAGGGCTGGGCACAACGCCTTGATAGATTTGGCAAAAGCATCCCACGGCGACGTCGGCGACAGAGCCCGGAACCGCCTGCGGCCGAGGCCGAGCCGACAGGCACCTGA